A single genomic interval of Eriocheir sinensis breed Jianghai 21 chromosome 33, ASM2467909v1, whole genome shotgun sequence harbors:
- the LOC127006717 gene encoding 2-hydroxyacyl-CoA lyase 2-like produces the protein MNEQILELVAIFSTTTLIGLGVAAVLKMFNLPFIWMHQVNKESKRHGGELVAEVLKSHGVRHIFTLPGGHISPISVAAEKLGIQIVDTRHEAAAAFAADAVARMSGMVGVVAVTAGPGLTNAVTAIKNAQMAQSPVLLLGGAAASILKGRGALQDIDQMSLFKPLCKFCATVTCVRNIVPTLQKALQEAQSGTPGPVFVEFPIDVLYPYHMVAKEVGVKGEGKSFMQKIVNWYLGNYLDNLFAGAWEPQDTKPLKVNIPFASSDTVSRCVEIVSRSKKPVIVLGSQATLPPTPVEDLRRSLENLGIPCYLGGMSRGLLGRKSPLQMRQKRRDALKEADCIILAGAVCDFRLSYGRVLGRKAKIIAINRNKTELYKNSDMFWKPTEAVVGDVATFLRDLSAGLAGYQCDSEWLSTLRERDEAKEQDNMKMAEEVTEKHLNPMKVFTELEELLPSSAVLVADGGDFVATAAYILRPRGPLTWLDPGAFGTLGVGGGFALGAKLCRPDSEIWIIYGDGSFGYSLAEIDTYTRHKTPVIALVGNDAGWTQITREQVTTFGSSVGCDLVHCDYHTAAEGLGAKGILLGRNDSISDKLKEAQELHAEGHSVVVNCLIGSTKFREGSISV, from the exons ATGAATGAGCAGATACTTGAGTTGGTGGCCATCTTCAGCACCACGACCCTCATTGGCTTGGGTGTGGCTGCCGTGCTCAAAATGTTTAACCTTCCCTTCATATGGATGCACCAG GTAAACAAAGAGAGCAAGCGCCATGGTGGGGAGCTGGTGGCTGAGGTGCTCAAGTCTCATGGTGTGCGACACATCTTCACGCTGCCAGGTGGACACATCTCACCCATTTCAGTGGCAGCTGAGAAGCTGGGGATACAGATTGTCGACACCCGGCATGAG GCAGCAGCTGCTTTTGCAGCGGACGCTGTGGCACGCATGTCAggaatggtgggggtggtggcagTGACGGCTGGGCCTGGGCTCACCAATGCTGTCACTGCCATCAAAAATGCTCAGATGGCACAGAGCCCAGTGCTTCTCCTAG GGGGTGCTGCTGCATCCATACTGAAGGGGCGAGGGGCACTGCAGGACATAGACCAGATGTCACTCTTTAAGCCACTGTGCAAATTCTGTGCCACAGTGACTTGTGTACGGAACATTGTGCCCACCCTCCAGAAGGCACTGCAGGAGGCACAGTCTGGCACCCCTG GACCTGTATTTGTTGAGTTCCCCATTGATGTGCTGTACCCTTACCACATGGTTGCCAAGGAggtgggagtgaagggagagggcaAGTCCTTCATGCAGAAAATTGTGAACTG GTACCTTGGCAACTACTTGGATAACCTGTTTGCCGGAGCTTGGGAGCCACAGGACACAAAGCCACTCAAGGTCAACATTCCCTTTGCCTCTTCTGACACAG TAAGCCGGTGTGTTGAGATTGTGTCTCGAAGCAAAAAGCCTGTCATCGTCCTGGGAAGCCAAGCCACGCTCCCACCCACCCCTGTTGAGGACCTTCGACGGTCACTGGAAAACCTTGGGATCCCCTGTTACCTTGGGGGAATGTCACGGGGCCTACTGG GAAGGAAAAGCCCCTTACAGAtgaggcagaagaggagagatgCACTAAAGGAGGCTGACTGCATCATCCTGGCTGGTGCTGTGTGTGACTTCAGGCTTTCCTACGGCAGGGTGTTGGGGCGCAAAGCCAAGATCATCGCCATCAACAGGAACAAGACTGAATTGTacaag AATTCAGACATGTTTTGGAAGCCCACTGAGGCTGTTGTGGGAGATGTGGCCACTTTCCTGAGGGACCTGTCAGCGGGTCTTGCCGGCTACCAGTGTGATTCAGAGTGGCTCTCAACACTACGCGAGAGAGATGAGGCCAAAGAACAGGACAACATGAAG ATGGCAGAGGAGGTGACAGAGAAGCACCTGAACCCCATGAAGGTTTTCACGGAACTTGAGGAACTGTTGCCATCCAGCGCTGTGTTGGTGGCTGATGGAGGAGACTTTGTGGCCACTGCCGCCTACATTCTCAG GCCACGAGGTCCACTGACTTGGCTTGACCCTGGAGCATTTGGCACtctgggtgtgggtggagggttTGCTCTGGGTGCTAAGCTGTGCCGGCCAGACTCTGAG ATTTGGATCATATACGGCGACGGGTCCTTCGGGTACTCCCTCGCAGAGATTGACACGTACACCCGCCACAAGACGCCGGTCATTGCTCTGGTGGGCAACGATGCTGGATGGACACAAATCACCCGGGAGCAAGTCACAACCTTTGGCTCCAGCGTTGGCTGTGACCTGGTG CACTGTGACTACCACACAGCAGCAGAGGGACTGGGGGCTAAAGGCATACTGCTTGGCCGCAATGACAGCATATCAGACAAACTTAAGGAGGCCCAGGAGCTGCATGCTGAAGGCCACTCGGTGGTGGTTAATTGCCTGATTGGCAGCACAAAGTTTAGGGAAGGCAGCATATCGGTGTAG